CCATCTCCCATTTTATTAATCAATTAGCACTCCCCAAACCAATACATCATCAACCTGTGTTGTACGACTTTCGTTCATCCAACCATAAAAATTCCTATCCAACAACTCATATTGCTTTCCCATATCATGATGATGAATTTCTTCTAATAAGTTACGGAAACGATGAGCCATAAAACGTTTATTCTTCGGTCCACCAAACTGGTCTTTATATCCATCAGAATAAAGGTAAACTTGTGTTGGCACTTTGATACTGATCTCATGGCTCTTGAATGGTTTATGAAACATTTCTCCTCCAATCGAACGCTTCACTCCCTTAATCATATTCAACTCTCCATTCTGGATATAACAAATTGAATGTCTAGCACCTGAAAAACTCAACTTTTTACTAACAGGATCATACACACACAATGACACGTCCATTCCATCATTGTTATAACCTTGCTGTTGTTTCAGTGTATCAACTATCCGTAAATGAAGGTACTCCAATATTCGGGCAGGATCAGTGACCCTATCATTTCTCACAATATCATCTAGCCCACTACTTGCCAACATGCTCATTAACGCACCAGGAACCCCATGTCCTGTACAATCAACAGCCGCCCAAAAAACTAACCCTTCAAAATTCAACAGCCAATAGAAATCTCCACTAATCAGGTCCAATGGCTTGAAGTAAACAAAACTTCCTTTAAAGTTTTGGTTGATATCTTCCTTAGTAGGGAAAAGTGCTTCCTGTATCCGGCATGCATAGTTGATACTTTGAGTGATCTGCTCATTTTTCAACTCAATTCTTCCATATGCCTCTTGCAAAGCATTATTACTTGCCAATAACTCCTCATTAACTTGACTTAGCTCTTCTGAATGTTCAATCAACTCAGTTTCCCTCTCCTTCAGCTCCTTATTTTTCGTCTGTAGAACTTTGTTCACTTTCAGCCCATACCTTCTTTGTCGATAGAAAAATATGGCCAAAAGTGTCAGAATAAATGAGATTCCTCCAAAAGTTAAGGTAGCATTATGCTCCTGCTTTAATCTTATTTGTTGTAAGTCTTGCTCTTTTCGAAGCAAAGCATTTTCCTTTTCCGTATTTGACAAATCATACTCAGCCTGCAGTTCTGCGATTTGTTTTGCCTTCTCTAAGTTATAGATGGAATCTTTAAGGTTTAAAAATCGCTGAACCTGCTCTAGCGCTTTAAATTGATTCACTGAAGACAGTACCACTTTGTTTTCCAACTCCATCAGTTCCAAAATGACACTTTTCGCTCCCATTTCTTCAGCTAAAGGGTAAGCTTTTGATACAAGCTTACTAGCCGCTACATAATCCTTTTGCTTGTAAAGAGTTTCCGACAAGCTTTTGTAGCACTCCAATAACCCTCGTTTGTCATTTATCTGCTGATACAGCGCAAGTGCTTCCCTAAATAGCTCTGTTGCTTTCTGATAAATCTTTCTCTTATGATGCCAATAACCTAAATCTGCCAGTACTTCAGCCTCTCTTCTCACATCTCCTAAATCTCTGCATAGCTGTAAGGCTTCCGTATAATGATCAAAGCTAAGGCTATAGTTTTCTATATTCAGGTACAGATCACCCAATGCACTTAGCGTTACTGCCATTCCTTTTTTATCACCTACTTTCTTTCGCAACTCCAGGGACTGATTCAGGTACTTGAGTGAAAGTTTATGGTCTTCTAATGTAGAATAAACTAACCCAATATTATACAGCGTCACCCCTCGGTCCTGATCGCTCACACCTAGCTTTTCAGAAAGGCGTAAATCCTTGAAATAATACTCAATGGCTTTCTTGTATTCACCTTTTCGCTCATACAATGTCCCTAAGTTATTATATGAAAAAGACACCCCTTCTTCATCCCCTATTTCTTGACGTATTGCTAATGCTGCATTGTAATAATGAAATGCTGAATCATACTTAGCCAAATGGCTATAAATACTTCCTATTCTGCCTAAGATATTCCCTCTATTAATTGGCTCTGTTTCTAAATCATATGCCTGTCTATAATTCAAAAGGGCCTTTTCATATGCACCCTCTGCTTTATAAGTCAGTCCTACAAGCGAAAGCGCTCGTCCATACAGCTGATCACTTTTTAGCTGCTTGGCTACATTTTTCGCCTCATATGCATACCTTCTTGCCAATTTGATGTCACTGCGACACAGCGTATATGATAAGTCTGCCAGAATCTTATACCTCTCCGTTCCCGTAAGGTCCTGCTGTTTTAACAGCATTGATAGACTATCTACCTTGGATAGTTGTCCAATTCCATTAAAAGCTTGCAGTAAAAAAATGAATATGAAAAAGCAGGTTACTTTCCCTGATGCTATTCTCAACATTGATTAAAATACTTGGGTTATTAACATTATTTCATCCCTCAAGGATTTGAGGGTATATACCATGTAATTTCCCTCGTAATGATAAAGCTATAAATTTTTCTGTTGATTAATGACAACTCTATCAGTAAAAGTATTCGTACTTTTGTACAAACACCTTCAATATCAATCAATAATGTTTAAACTTTTATTTATACAAAAAAAACCTTTGAAGGCTGTTCCTCCAAAGGTTTTCGTATTGTTATTCTGTTAAGTTTACTTTCAAGTTATAATCTATCAAGGACTGTGTTCCTACTACAGGCACATCCACTGATTGATGTTTCTCCTCAGCTACTCTAGCTGCTGAGTTTGGACTGATGTCTTCTAAAGCGGCTCGTAACCTTGATTCGCTAACACTTCCCAAGGGAACGTCTATCCAATCTCTCGCATCACTAATATCTGGTGCAATCCCATCACCATAATCTCCATCTCCATTCACATCAGTCACTCTAAAAGAGATAGGGAAAAAGTCATATCCTTCTTCCTGAATTAAAATAGATCCTACGTTTTTCCCATATGTTGTCTGACCAACAGTAATAACATCCATATAAGGGCGAAGGTTATGAATGGTCAGCTCACTAGCTGATGCTGTCCCACCACCTGTGATGACATACAATTTATCCAAATCCAAACCTAACTGAGTCTGAGGACTAAAAGTAACTACTGCATTTTCTGAAGAGTATTCTTCATTAAAAATTTCTCTTAACAGTATATCATCAGTAGTCCCTTTTCCATAAATCAAGCTAGCCAAATGTCTTGCTACACTTACACTCCCCCCTCCATTATACCGAAGATCAAGTACCAAATACCTTACATTTTCTTGCTTGAACTCTGAAAAAGCATCATTTAAAGCAGAAATTGAAGCTTCTTCATATGCATCAAACAACAAATAACCTATTTTATTTCCGTTCCAACTTATCACCTGATGCTCACTCACATACTCTACATCCAGTATTTCTGAAGCCACTGACACCGATCTTTCATCTCCTCCACTAAGGTTTGTCAATTTCAAGTCAAAAGACCTTAATACCCTTTCACTAAGTGCCAATGCTGTATTCAAACTGGCAGTGGCTCCATCTATTTCACTAATAACATCACCACGTGTAACACCAGCCAAATCAGCTGGAGAGCCTTTTAATACATGAACAACATAAATGCGACCACTACTTACCCCCCAAATAATACCTGTCCCTACATCTTTACTACTAGCAATACGGGCATTATCTGGCTCAGATTGGATAATAAAACTAAACCGATCTTCTTCACTTTTAAAAGCATCAACAAGATCTTGTGGATTTTCATAGCTTGCTAATTTTTCATTACTTAGAGTAGGTGTTTCATCCGCCCACAGGTACAGTGAATGCATTACATCATCTACTAATAAGTTAATAGCAGGAATTTCAGAATTACTTACTCCATCTTTCCCCAAAGCTTCAGTATCCACAGTAACTTCTTCCCCATCTGAGTCAGAACAGGCTGCTATTAAAAAAGCTATTACAAGAAAATAGAATAGTGAAAAGTAATTTTTCATAATTGTTCAGCTAGTTTTTGAGTGTTGGATATAGGAATCCCCACTGATAACAATGGAGAACCTGTAACTATTCATTTTATTTAAAAAAATTTAATGTTAGAGTAGATTCTTTCAGCCAATGTAGAGAGACAAACTCCATACATTAGCAACGTAATTTTCACTCAAACTGTTAAGGCAATCATATCCATTCTTTGATTTCAAACCGCATTCAACGGCTTAATTTGTAGAATACACTTGTCTTTGCCAACAGATGACAAAAACCAAATCTTACTAAGCTCAAAGAATAACACCAGTTACTTTTAAGCAAAAAAATGCGACAGATTACGCTAAAACGGAGATTGGTAAAAAAATAATCCATCTATTCTTTGATGACGTAATTCACTTTCAACTGTTCAGTAACTAAAAAGGCTATCAGATATTTTATCTGATAGCCTCTTGTTCTAAAAAAATTATAATGCCTCTCCAAGCAAGGTTGCCGAAGTACAATCATGTACTTTCACTTCCGCATACTCTCCTGGCTTATAGTGCTTTTTAGGGAATACCACCACTTTGTTGGCTGTATTTCTACCTTGCAAGTGCTCATCTGAACGTTTTGAATATCCCTCAATCAATACTTTAAACGTCTTACCAATATCTCTTTGGTTACGTTCAAGAGAATATTCATTCTGTTTGTTAATAATTTCGCTCAGGCGGCGCTTTTTCACATCCAAAGCAATGTCATCCTCGAACTTCTTGGCAGCCAAGGTTCCTGGACGTTCTGAGTAGTAGAACATATAACTGAAATCATACTTTACATAATCCATCAGTGTCAATGTATCTTGGTGCTCCTCTTCTGTTTCAGTACAGAAACCTGCAATCATATCAGAAGAAATGCCACAGTCCTCCCCTAATATTCTTCGAATTGCATCAACACGACCAATGTACCACTCACGGTCGTAAGTACGGTTCATTATATCTAAAACACGACTATTTCCTGACTGAGCAGGCAAGTGAATATACTTACAGATATTCTCATATTTAGCCATTACATGCAACACCTCGTCAGTCATATCCTTAGGATGAGATGTAGAGAAACGAACACGTAAATCAGGAGAAACTTGAGCTACCATTTCAAGCAAGTTCGCAAAGTTTACAATCTCGACTTCATCGCCTTTCTTCTCTATTTTCTCTAGCCTAGCCTTATTATTTTGCTCTTCTGCCCATTTGTAAGAGTCTACATTCTGCCCAAGCAATGTCACTTCCTTGTAACCTTTATCAAACAACTCCTTTGCTTCTGCTACAATCGAATGTGGATCACGGCTACGCTCACGACCTCTTGTAAATGGTACCACACAGAATGAACACATGTTATCACAACCTCTCATAATTGAGATAAATGCTGTAATACCGTTAGAATTTAACCTAACTGGGCTAATATCTGCATATGTTTCTTCTCTTGACAAGAATACGTTTACGCCTTTCTCTCCACCATCTACTTCCTGTACCAACTTTGGAAGGTCACGGTAAGCATCTGGCCCGGCTACAATATCTACAATCTTTTCTTCTTCAAGCAGCTGTTCTTTCAAGCGTTCTGCCATACAACCCAAAACGCCGATTACCATACCTGGGCGCTTATCTTTTACCGCATTGAAATACTTCAGTCTCTTTCGTACTGTTTGCTCCGCCTTATCACGGATAGAACAGGTATTCAAGAATACCAAATCAGCATCTTCCACATTGGAAGTAGTACCGAAGTTTGCCTCCTTCATAACGGAAGCGACAATTTCAGAGTCAGAAAAATTCATCTGACATCCATAGCTTTCGATGTACAACTTGCGCTGCCCTTGCTCGGCAGTGTTTTCAGATACTCTTACGCCACAAGCATCTACATCCTTTTTCTCATCCTTTACAAGGCTGATATCCTTGATTAATTCACTCATCTTATCAGAGTTTTTGACAGAAGTTAAGATTTTCAGTCTCAACCCAGTTCCACAAACATATGTTTAACAACAGCCAACTGTATTACAATTACTTAAGTCTAGCAACCATAATATCAGCTAACCAGCTCTTATGAAATATCCTGCAAATTTAGAAAAAGCTTACGGGTAGGACAATAACGTTATCCCTTCAATTAAAAGAGATAACGCTATTAGAATCTAATTTAGAAAGAATAAAAATAGCAGAAGGTTATTTTCCTTCCTGCTGAAGAAGCCACAGTCTGATGTAACGACTAGCTACTGCATAAGACTGGAGGTAAGAAATAATGAAACCAACTACACCATCTCTATAGCCTTTCTGTATAAAAAAGTGCTTAAAAAAACGAAAAGTTGGCTTAAGCATCAAATGGGAAAAATTCACCTTATGGACTTTATTCTGATAGTCCACAGCTTGCCACTTGGCATACTGATTCAGTTTACTAATGTAATGATCAAGGCTCACATAAGTATAATGAAGCATTTTATGCTTTAACTCTCCTATCTTACGATCTTTTACCTCAATCTCCTCATGCACTCGTTTGTCTTCATAACGACAAGTACTTTTTCGAAATAACCTTACCACTTTATCATTCTGCCAACCACTATAGTTTACTTCTTGTCCCATAAAGTGATTCTGTCTATAAATCCAAAATCCATCTTCTTTTGGGTCTGAAGCTAAAATCCCTTGTATCTCTGCTTTCAACTCTGGTGTAATACGTTCATCAGCATCTACCAACAATATCCACTCATTTGATGCCTGAGGAATTGCCCAGTTTTTTTGAGATGAAGGATAATCAAACTCTCTCATCAAGATGCAATTTGTATGTTTGCTTGCTAATTCTACTGTACGATCAGTACTATAAGAATCCACTACAATCACTTCATCTGCAAACGATACTGATTCCAGTACTGCCTCTATGTTGTGCTCCTCATTTCCTGTAGGAATGATTGCTGTTAACTTTTGCATATCAAGGTATTTCAGATAGTTATATTTTTCTTAGCCAGTAACAAATACATTGTTGTACTCCTATTTTTTTATCAGTTTATAGTTTTTGTAACCACCAATCAGCCTTCCTCCCAAGAATTTCTCTTCAAGAAAAGAAAGTATTCTATACTTTAGTTTTTCATGCTTTTTTAAGTCACGGTTAATTGCTGTAGGGCCTGAAAAACGTAATTTATCTTTCCAATCAAGCTGTTTAATTTTGTCTTGCATTAAAGCAGGGTGACTTCCTTTGAATACTTTCGCACGATCCAAACGGCCATAATCATAGGCATGTCTGAATTCCTCATAGTCATCCGCATTAAACCCTTTCCCTTTATAATTTGTATTAATGTGTCTTGTCTTTTGGGTCATAAGTTCTGGAGGTCGTACCCATCCATAATGATAGATATCAGCGTCAATCTCGACTACCTTTAACTTCTCAGCTCCTTCTTTAGAATGGTAACTTACACCGTCAAAATTCGGAATTTTCCTAAACGATTGTGCATCTCTAAATGAATGAACATCTGGTAGGTTACGAACAATTCTGATTTCATTTGGGTACCAGCAATGATTTCTAAAGTAGTGTTCATAATCACCATAAAAATGCATATAACGGAAAAGTAAGCCTTCAACATCAGGATCATCAACATATTTGCTACAAGCATCAAGAATTTTTTGATGATCTTTCTCGTGTACAGCTTCGTCACCTTGAATATAAAAAAGCCAATCACCTGTACATGCTTTCATAGCAATATCCGTCTGCTGAGCGTAAACTGTTCCATTAGGGTATTTATCAAGATCCCAAACAGTATTAATGACTCTGATCTTATCAGAGCCAATACTTTCGAGCATTCCCAAAGTATTATCATCAGGGTCATTATCCCCAACAGCTATCACAAACTCATCCACGATATCCAATATCGATAATATAGATTCTTTTACAGGATAGTATAGTTTTGTTGTATTTTTTAAAAATGTAAATCCACTGATTTTCATCACCAAAGATGTCTTAGAGTATGTCTTTAATATTTCTTTCCTCAAGCTATCCTACATTCACAAAAGAACATGTCTAACTTAGATTCTTATTATATCATAATAATAGGATACTTATTTGTATCTCCTTGTATCGGAAAATTCACAGCAATCATTACCTAAAACTGTGAATCAATCAATTATATCTTGCTTTATTACAAAACAGAAATCCACGCAAAGCTAACCATTTTTTTAGTTTTCTATCCTTAGATTCTGACAGTTACATGAAATATAACATCGGTTTTCTATTATTTAATCTTGAATATGTCGTAATTTGCGCCCTCCAAATCAATAAACGTCTCAATTAGGTATACTGAGTGGGATAACACCTTTCTGAGGTGGGCTATGAAAGATAAAGAAGGACAATGAAGACATATCTTAGACTAATAGACTTTGCAAAGCCACTCGGAGGCTTTATAGCACCATATTTAATTCTAACAACCTTGGCAAGTATTTTCAGTCTAGCGAACTTCGCTATGCTAATGCCTTTGTTAGATATACTTTTCGGAAATATTGACAGCTCTACAATTCCTGCACACCCTCTAACACTAGATGATTTTGAGTTATCAACATCCTTCATCAAAAATTATGGATATCAGGAATTCGGAAGGATTATAGAGCAACAAGGACCTCTTACAGCACTTTTAGCTCTATGTTCTATTACTATTTCCGCTTCCATTTTCGCTAATATTTTCCGTTACATGGCGCGCCGTATGGCTGAACGCCTAAAGGGCAAAACCATCGCCAATATCCGTCAAGCGATGTATGATAAAGTACTGTCTCTGGATATAGGCTTTTTCAACAACCAAAGACGTGGAGATATTGTATCAAGGTCTACTAACGACATTTTTGCTGTAGAAGCTTCTATCACACAGTCTTTAACAACATTTGTCCGTGAGCCTATCAACCTAATTGTGTTCTTTTGGGCACTATTTAGTATGTCTCCTCAGCTAACACTTTTCACGCTGGCACTTATTCCTGTATCAGGTGGAGGTATTTCGTTTATTGCCAAAAAACTTAAAAAGCATTCTAAAGATGTCCAAAGTATTTCTTCCTCTTTGGTTAGTATTTTAGATGAAACAATTGGTGGCATGAGGGTTATAAAAGCCTTTAATGCAGAAGGGTTTGTAAACGGCAAATACCAAGAAGAAAACGACAAGTATATGAACTCATTCACAAAAGAGGCTAACCGTAGGGAACTAGCTTCTCCATTTTCAGAAGTGATGGGGGTTACTTTTGTTGCCGTTCTTCTTTATTATGGAGGAAAACTTGTGCTAGATGAAAGTAGCTCAGCTCCTCTTGAGGCTAGTCAGTTCATTGGTTATATTGTACTCTTTACTCAGGTATTGAACCCTGCAAAGGCTATTTCCAATACTATCGGGGTAATTCAAAGAGGCTTAGCAGCTGGTGAAAGACTATTGGAATTCATGGAAGTTGAACCTGCTATCAAGGATTCTGAACCATTGAAAGAACTAACAGAATTCAAAGGTTCAATTGAATTCAAAAATGTACACTTCGCATATGGAGATAATAAAGTCCTAAAAGGTATCAACCTATCTATTGAAAAAGGTAAAACGGTTGCCCTTGTAGGGCCTTCTGGAGGAGGTAAATCAACTATCGCCGATCTGATTCCGAGATTCTATGATGTTACGGAAGGTGAAATTCTAATTGACGGTGTCAATATAAAAGAATACTCACTTGACTCACTAAGACGTGTCATGGGAGTGGTGACACAGGAATCGATTCTTTTCCACGACAGCATCTTCAATAATATAGCATTTGGAGCTAATAATGCTTCAAAAGATAATGTGATGCAAGCTGCCAAAATTGCCAATGCTCATGAGTTCATCGAAAAATCAGAAGATGGGTACAATACTGTAATTGGCGAAAGAGGCACTAAACTTTCAGGAGGACAACGTCAGCGCCTTAGTATTGCTAGAGCCGTATTTAAGAACCCTCCAATTCTTATTTTAGATGAAGCAACGTCAGCTTTGGATACTGAATCTGAAAAACTGGTACAAGATGCCATTACACATCTGATGAAAAATCGCACCTCATTGGTAATTGCACATAGACTAAGTACTATTCAAGATGCTGATGAGATCATAGTTATTAAAGATGGTGGAGTTGTAGAACGTGGTACTCACAATGCACTGATGCAACACGACGATGGAGTCTACAAAAAACTACAAGACTTACAATCCATCAGCTAATCAGTATCGGCCGGTTTCAAACAAGACTCCGGCCGGTTTCTTTATAAAATAGCACAAGTCTCTTATTTTGTTAGAATAAAGTTCTAAACAAATTGACTTCATCTACTACAAAAATGAAGACAGCAATCATAATCGGCACCACCGGCTTGGTAGGTTCGTCACTGCTCAAGCAACTTCTAGACTCTGACCAATACAGTACAGTAATTTCAGTGGGAAGAAGAATGTCAGGGCAAAAACATGAAAAACTACAAGAGCTAGTTACCAACCTAGATAACATCTCTGACTTAGAACTAAGTGTTACTCCTGATATTGCATTCTGTTGTTTAGGTACAACCATGAAAAAAGCAGGATCCAAAGAAGCCTTCTACAAAGTAGACTACAAGTATGTTGAAGCTTTCGCTAACTGGGCCAAACAACATGATGTAAAAGTCTTTTCTGTAATCTCAGCAATGGGAGCAGACCCTGAGTCATTCTTCTATTATAATCAGGTAAAAGGAAAAATTGAAGAGAACCTTTCTGATATCGGATTCGATGCTTTACATATTTTTAGACCGTCATTATTACTAGGTGACCGTGAAGAGCTACGAATCGGAGAAGATATTGGTAAACTTCTCAATAGTATACTCAGTCCTGTTATTCCTAAAAGGTATAAAGGAATAAAAGCCTTTAACGTTGCCAAAGTAATGCTTCTTAAATCAATTGAAGCCACATTAGGAACTCACATTTTCCCATCTGATGAGATTCAAAACATAGCCAGTCAATTGACTGAAAATGCCAAATAACTCTAAATAGGAGTTATTTGGCTACATTCTACTTTAACATCTCTTCAATTTATCTCATCTACTTTCCGATACTTTATAAGGCTTTGTTAAAAGACCAACAGCTATCTCAAAAGAAAGGAAATGTTTGTCTTCCATCTCTGACATAAAAGCTGATACTCTATCAGTCTTTTCGCAGCTTATTGAAAAACTTTAAGATTAATTCGCTACACTCCTCTTCTAATACACCTGTTAAAATTTCCGTTTTAGGGTGAAGTACAGAAGGGCTTAACCTACTATATCCTCTTTTATCATCTTTGGCTCCATAAACCAAACGACCCAACTGTGACCAGAACGTCGCTCCAGAACACATAACGCAAGGCTCTAACGTAACATATAATGTACAATCTGATAGATACCGGGAGCCTAAATGCTCAGAAGCACTGGTGATTGCCACCATCTCTGCATGAGCAGTTGCATCATTTAGACGAATCGTCTGATTATACCCTTTCCCTATTATTTTTCCTTTACATACGACTACCGCCCCTACAGGAATCTCTCCTTCTTCGGCAGCTTTGTGCGCTTCTCTAAGAGCTACACCCATATAATACTCATCATCCAACATATTTCAATAATTCAATTTTTCCTCTTAATCAAATACCCTATCAGCAGTTATGTACTACAAGCATACAAATATTGACTTTCCTAATTACACCCACAAACTCTACCACCAAGCATACTACATCATATTCTCCCATTTATAGAATAAAAAAATGCTGTTAAAGAAATTATTAATTATATGATAAGTACACACAAACACATGAAGAATAATTCATAATTAAATATTACAGTATAACCTCACCACCATAATTGCACTTTTCTAATACTAATCATTTGTTAGTCAACACCGATCATACTCTTTGAAAAATTCCAGTTTGGAGTGAAATAGTTATATATCAGCCATTTCCGACTACCATTGTACACTATGTTGACAGATGGAAAAACAGCGTTTTAGATAAACTAGCAAGATTCATCGGTCAACTTCCTTAATTATTAGACCAAGAAATTTAGAAAATTTTGATTTAGAGCGCCTTTTACAAAGATTTACAAAGGAGAAAAAACGAAAACAATGGATACCCACAGCACTTGTACAAAAGCCTCTCTCTCAAATGTTAAAATTTGGCTTTTTAGGGTAAAACCAAAGAATTAAAAGACTAAAACAACAATACCATTATTACTGCATCGTTAACTTAATGTATCTGACCATGAAAAAGTACAAAATCAGTGATTGCGAATTGATTAACCAGTATAAAAACGGGAATGAAGCTGCTTTTGAAACCTTATTAAAAAGACATAAGAATAAGTTATTCACAAGCATCTATCTGATCGTTAAAGATACTTATGTCGCTGAAGATCTTCTTCAAGACACTTTCATTAAAGCAATCAATACGATTAAGTCAGGAAGATACAATGAAGAAGGTAAGTTTCTTCCTTGGATTTCCAGAATTGCCCACAATATGGCGATAGACTATTTCAGAAAGCAGAAACGTTACCCAACCATTATTATGGAAGATGGAAGCAACGTTTTCAATACACTGGAATTTTCAGAAGACTCTATTGAGGACATCAAGATCAAGCACGAAACTCATGCTACAATTAGAGAGCTTGTGAAGAAACTACCTGAAGCCCAAAGAGAGGTGCTAGTGATGCGTCACTACATGCAGATGAGCTTTCAGGAAATTGCTGAATCTACTGATGTAAGCATCAACACTGCTTTGGGAAGAATGAGATATGCGCTAATCAACTTGCGCAAGATGATGAATCAAAGCTCAGAACCCCATGCCATCAACAAAACAAAAACAACACCTGGATCTACTAATTAAACACCTCTACAAAGAATTAGAGGAAACAGATCTGAACGACTTAGACAGAGAAATGATCTCTGAAGAGACATTGCAAGATGATTTCTTTAGCCTGCTAGACTTAAAAAACCAACTAGACCAGACAGAGCTTAAACCGAGCAACAATACGATTAAGAACATTCTTAAGTACTCTCGGTCCTGTAGTTCTGTCACTAAATGATGCAGTAAGATTTCATTATCAATAAAAAATTAAAGGCAAGAAGCTTTATAGTCTTCTTGCCTTTTTCTTTTCTATATTTTATTCACCTTCAAGAAGGTTTCAATATCATCCGTCTTTCCAAATAAAATCAAAGTATCACTACTGTTAAGAACAGTACTTAACTGTGGCCTTGACAGCAAATGATCTTCTTTTTCGATAATCCCTCTCAAATCAGATGAAGGCATTTCGTAACTTCTTCTAATACAGATTAGCCTAAGTTCATAGCTTTCCTCAAAGTCAATCTCATCAACAGTTCTGCCATGTACTTTTGGTGGGACTTTAACCTGAACAATTTCATACCCATCAGGCAAACCCATTGAAGATTGACGCTCTGGTGTTATCATTTGTTCTGCCACCATAACCCCTACCTGCTTTTCAGGAGAAATAATCTCTTTCACTTGAAGCTTCTCCAAGATTTTTTTCTGCTGATCACTAACAGCTCTGGCTACAATCCTATTGACTCCTAGTTCTTGTAAAAGTACAGTTGTCAGAAGCAGGCCTTCTACATTTTCTCCAATTGCGACCAAAACTGCATCCATCTCAGCAATATTCTGAGATTTTAGAGCCTTGATATCTGTAGAGTCCAAAGCCACAGCATAAGCCACATCATCCTTGACCATCT
This portion of the Limibacter armeniacum genome encodes:
- a CDS encoding ABC transporter ATP-binding protein; this encodes MKTYLRLIDFAKPLGGFIAPYLILTTLASIFSLANFAMLMPLLDILFGNIDSSTIPAHPLTLDDFELSTSFIKNYGYQEFGRIIEQQGPLTALLALCSITISASIFANIFRYMARRMAERLKGKTIANIRQAMYDKVLSLDIGFFNNQRRGDIVSRSTNDIFAVEASITQSLTTFVREPINLIVFFWALFSMSPQLTLFTLALIPVSGGGISFIAKKLKKHSKDVQSISSSLVSILDETIGGMRVIKAFNAEGFVNGKYQEENDKYMNSFTKEANRRELASPFSEVMGVTFVAVLLYYGGKLVLDESSSAPLEASQFIGYIVLFTQVLNPAKAISNTIGVIQRGLAAGERLLEFMEVEPAIKDSEPLKELTEFKGSIEFKNVHFAYGDNKVLKGINLSIEKGKTVALVGPSGGGKSTIADLIPRFYDVTEGEILIDGVNIKEYSLDSLRRVMGVVTQESILFHDSIFNNIAFGANNASKDNVMQAAKIANAHEFIEKSEDGYNTVIGERGTKLSGGQRQRLSIARAVFKNPPILILDEATSALDTESEKLVQDAITHLMKNRTSLVIAHRLSTIQDADEIIVIKDGGVVERGTHNALMQHDDGVYKKLQDLQSIS
- a CDS encoding NAD-dependent epimerase/dehydratase family protein — protein: MKTAIIIGTTGLVGSSLLKQLLDSDQYSTVISVGRRMSGQKHEKLQELVTNLDNISDLELSVTPDIAFCCLGTTMKKAGSKEAFYKVDYKYVEAFANWAKQHDVKVFSVISAMGADPESFFYYNQVKGKIEENLSDIGFDALHIFRPSLLLGDREELRIGEDIGKLLNSILSPVIPKRYKGIKAFNVAKVMLLKSIEATLGTHIFPSDEIQNIASQLTENAK
- a CDS encoding nucleoside deaminase, giving the protein MLDDEYYMGVALREAHKAAEEGEIPVGAVVVCKGKIIGKGYNQTIRLNDATAHAEMVAITSASEHLGSRYLSDCTLYVTLEPCVMCSGATFWSQLGRLVYGAKDDKRGYSRLSPSVLHPKTEILTGVLEEECSELILKFFNKLRKD
- a CDS encoding RNA polymerase sigma factor; the encoded protein is MKKYKISDCELINQYKNGNEAAFETLLKRHKNKLFTSIYLIVKDTYVAEDLLQDTFIKAINTIKSGRYNEEGKFLPWISRIAHNMAIDYFRKQKRYPTIIMEDGSNVFNTLEFSEDSIEDIKIKHETHATIRELVKKLPEAQREVLVMRHYMQMSFQEIAESTDVSINTALGRMRYALINLRKMMNQSSEPHAINKTKTTPGSTN
- a CDS encoding potassium channel family protein, whose product is MNKRFAVIGLGQFGLAVARNLALHGAEVLAIDRDMDQVEMVKDDVAYAVALDSTDIKALKSQNIAEMDAVLVAIGENVEGLLLTTVLLQELGVNRIVARAVSDQQKKILEKLQVKEIISPEKQVGVMVAEQMITPERQSSMGLPDGYEIVQVKVPPKVHGRTVDEIDFEESYELRLICIRRSYEMPSSDLRGIIEKEDHLLSRPQLSTVLNSSDTLILFGKTDDIETFLKVNKI